A window from Neobacillus sp. PS3-40 encodes these proteins:
- a CDS encoding sugar nucleotide-binding protein — protein MKKVIIFGISGTIGQALGRLLVDKNYDVYGTYNQNKPLLLNANKVSQLGIEQLDDLGRFLEKVKPDFVIMALRGDFEKQLLFHQRTAEYLQLKDGRMVFCSTANVFDGAIDSPHYEEDEPKAFSDYGQYKIECERVMAEYLHDSLAVVRIPTILGKHSPRINELRQKIEERIPIDIYTNLYSTRNSDVMLAKQIEYILNHWLPGIFHLATSDIMNHSEFTKELVQRLGYSNVHFEEKVQDDFSGGVPTRYYNSLLSRKSLPNQLQLNHQQLIDDLENK, from the coding sequence TTGAAAAAAGTAATTATCTTTGGAATTAGTGGTACGATTGGGCAGGCATTAGGCCGGTTATTAGTAGATAAAAATTATGATGTGTATGGCACGTACAATCAGAATAAGCCCCTTCTATTAAATGCCAATAAAGTTTCACAGCTAGGGATTGAACAACTTGATGATTTGGGCCGTTTTTTGGAAAAAGTCAAACCTGACTTTGTGATAATGGCTTTGCGTGGTGATTTTGAGAAACAGCTACTATTCCATCAAAGGACAGCAGAGTATTTGCAACTAAAGGATGGAAGAATGGTTTTTTGCTCGACAGCAAATGTGTTTGATGGAGCTATTGATAGTCCTCATTATGAAGAGGATGAGCCAAAGGCGTTTAGTGATTATGGGCAATATAAGATTGAATGTGAGAGGGTAATGGCTGAATATCTTCATGACTCACTAGCTGTTGTCCGAATTCCAACGATCCTTGGCAAGCATTCACCAAGAATAAATGAGTTACGACAAAAGATAGAGGAAAGAATTCCGATCGATATTTATACAAATTTGTATTCTACTAGGAATTCGGATGTTATGTTAGCTAAACAAATAGAATACATATTGAATCATTGGCTTCCAGGTATCTTTCATTTGGCTACATCAGATATTATGAACCATTCAGAGTTTACAAAAGAATTGGTGCAGCGATTGGGATATTCGAATGTTCATTTTGAAGAAAAGGTGCAAGATGACTTTTCTGGGGGAGTGCCAACTCGGTATTATAACTCGCTATTATCAAGAAAAAGTTTACCAAACCAGTTGCAACTAAATCATCAACAACTAATTGATGATCTAGAAAATAAATAA
- the nagA gene encoding N-acetylglucosamine-6-phosphate deacetylase — MNSKVTPILLKNIQIYTEEHIIENGYLKFKNEKVIELGAMDDLIKTEGFKVIDIPLHYKAIPGFIDVHIHGVSGADAMDATTEALETMTSSLPGEGTTSLLATTMTQSEKQIEDALVNAGDFIQKYQSPGKAEILGIHLEGPFVNPVKAGAQPLQHMVNPTIELFKRWETLSNKNIKLVTLAPEQPGGLEMIRYLKASGIIASIGHSDATYEEVLTAIDAGANHVTHLFNQMTGLHHREPGVVGAALLHDELMAEVIVDGVHVRPEIIKLAYKQKRKEGLILITDSMRAKCLKNGHYDLGGQEVTVGDGKAVLHDGTLAGSILRLGQAVKNISAFTGCSLGDAIEMASVNPAKQLNIYDRKGSINIGKDADIVILDENHEVFMTFCRGELAFTKGGK, encoded by the coding sequence ATGAATTCGAAAGTTACCCCTATTTTACTTAAGAATATTCAAATATATACTGAAGAACACATCATCGAAAATGGATATCTAAAATTTAAAAATGAAAAAGTGATTGAGCTCGGAGCAATGGACGATTTAATAAAAACAGAGGGATTCAAGGTTATTGATATCCCCTTACATTATAAAGCAATTCCTGGTTTTATTGATGTTCATATTCATGGTGTCAGTGGAGCCGATGCAATGGATGCCACAACAGAAGCCCTAGAAACCATGACTTCAAGCCTTCCTGGCGAAGGAACAACCAGCCTTTTAGCTACAACAATGACACAGAGTGAAAAGCAAATTGAGGATGCATTAGTAAATGCGGGGGATTTTATCCAGAAATATCAATCACCCGGAAAAGCAGAAATACTCGGAATTCATCTTGAAGGCCCATTTGTAAATCCCGTCAAAGCAGGCGCTCAGCCACTTCAGCATATGGTGAATCCTACCATTGAATTATTTAAAAGATGGGAAACCCTATCAAATAAAAATATTAAACTTGTCACATTAGCACCTGAGCAACCCGGTGGACTAGAAATGATCCGCTATTTAAAGGCTAGTGGGATTATTGCCTCTATTGGTCATTCAGATGCAACATATGAAGAAGTTTTAACAGCAATAGATGCTGGTGCCAACCACGTTACACATCTTTTTAATCAGATGACGGGACTTCATCATCGTGAACCAGGTGTTGTAGGTGCAGCCTTATTACATGATGAATTAATGGCTGAAGTAATTGTTGATGGAGTTCATGTTCGTCCAGAGATAATAAAGCTTGCTTATAAACAAAAGCGAAAAGAAGGATTAATTCTGATAACAGACTCAATGCGTGCGAAATGCTTAAAAAATGGCCATTATGATCTCGGTGGTCAAGAAGTAACCGTAGGAGATGGGAAAGCCGTTCTTCACGACGGAACACTTGCCGGAAGTATTTTGAGACTTGGGCAAGCAGTCAAAAACATTTCGGCTTTTACAGGTTGTTCACTTGGAGATGCTATCGAAATGGCTTCTGTTAACCCTGCAAAACAATTAAACATTTATGATCGCAAAGGCAGCATTAACATCGGAAAAGATGCTGACATTGTTATTCTAGACGAAAATCACGAAGTGTTTATGACATTTTGCCGTGGGGAACTTGCATTTACTAAAGGGGGAAAATAA
- the nagB gene encoding glucosamine-6-phosphate deaminase, protein MKIIEAKDYNKMSALAADYIIEKIKANPNLNLGLATGGTPVGIYSNLINDHQKNGLSYRNITTFNLDEYVGLSGENPNSYRYYMDDQLFNHIDIQKSKTNIPRGDVADIQKECLDYEKLIANQGGIDLQILGIGSNGHIGFNEPGTSFDSNTHVVQLAPSTLEANARFFNSPEEVPTEAVTMGIATIMKSKQILLLISGESKKEALFRLINGEVNESFPASVLKNHPCVTIIADEAALADIKVHS, encoded by the coding sequence ATGAAGATTATCGAAGCAAAAGATTATAATAAAATGAGTGCATTGGCAGCAGATTATATTATTGAAAAAATTAAAGCAAACCCAAACCTTAACCTTGGACTCGCTACTGGCGGGACTCCAGTTGGAATTTATTCAAATTTAATTAATGATCATCAAAAAAATGGGCTATCCTACCGGAACATAACTACTTTTAATTTAGATGAGTATGTTGGGCTTTCAGGGGAAAACCCAAATAGCTACCGCTATTACATGGACGATCAACTTTTTAATCATATTGATATTCAAAAATCGAAAACAAATATTCCACGTGGTGATGTGGCTGATATTCAAAAAGAGTGCCTTGATTATGAAAAACTAATTGCAAACCAGGGTGGCATTGATCTTCAAATTCTTGGAATTGGCAGCAATGGTCATATTGGATTTAATGAACCGGGTACTTCATTTGACTCCAATACCCATGTCGTTCAATTAGCTCCATCTACTCTTGAAGCAAACGCAAGATTTTTTAATAGCCCAGAGGAAGTCCCTACAGAAGCCGTTACAATGGGAATTGCAACGATTATGAAAAGCAAACAAATCCTGTTACTAATTTCGGGGGAAAGCAAAAAAGAAGCTCTATTCAGGCTCATAAATGGTGAAGTTAATGAAAGCTTCCCAGCATCTGTGTTGAAAAATCATCCATGTGTTACAATTATTGCAGATGAAGCTGCATTAGCAGATATTAAGGTTCACAGTTGA
- a CDS encoding GntR family transcriptional regulator, with amino-acid sequence MIKKNSPIPIYYQLEELIKELIEKGELKPGDSIPAEREYAEKYQISRMTVRQAFTQLVNDGYLHRIQGKGTFVADRKIEQPLQGLTSFTEDMKARGLKPGNQLIHFEIIPATSQIATQLAIQEYGPVYEIKRIRLADDVPMALETNYISANLIKGLTEQIVNQSLYAHIEGQLGLLIDHASQVIESSIANQIEAQYLKIKKGTPVMLIQRNTYLQDGTPVEFVKSAYRADRYKFMIQMKR; translated from the coding sequence ATGATTAAGAAAAATTCCCCCATTCCAATTTATTATCAACTCGAAGAACTTATTAAAGAGCTAATTGAAAAAGGTGAGCTAAAGCCCGGAGATTCCATTCCTGCCGAAAGAGAATACGCTGAAAAATATCAAATTAGTCGGATGACTGTTAGGCAGGCATTCACTCAACTTGTTAATGATGGGTATCTACACCGAATCCAAGGAAAAGGTACCTTTGTTGCTGACCGCAAAATTGAACAACCTCTTCAAGGCTTAACTAGTTTTACCGAAGATATGAAGGCGAGAGGGTTAAAACCTGGGAATCAATTAATACACTTTGAAATTATTCCGGCAACTAGTCAAATCGCAACCCAATTAGCCATTCAAGAATATGGTCCAGTTTATGAAATAAAGCGTATTCGGTTAGCCGATGATGTTCCAATGGCTTTGGAAACCAATTATATTTCAGCTAATTTAATTAAAGGACTAACAGAACAAATAGTAAATCAATCTCTATATGCACATATTGAAGGACAACTTGGCCTCCTAATTGATCATGCTTCCCAAGTGATTGAATCTTCAATTGCCAATCAAATCGAAGCTCAGTATTTGAAAATCAAAAAAGGAACCCCTGTCATGCTGATCCAAAGAAATACATATTTACAAGATGGAACTCCTGTCGAATTTGTAAAATCAGCCTACCGCGCAGATCGATACAAATTTATGATTCAGATGAAAAGATAA
- a CDS encoding SIS domain-containing protein, whose amino-acid sequence MLEQYFQNLKQLLATIEQEEEENIKMAAQKVAHCIQENGIIHVFGCGHSHMLGEELFYRAGGLVPINPILIEDLMLHKGAVRSSQLEKKNDFAMPFMSKVTIKPEDIVLVASTSGRNPVPIDVARIAKDQGAFVIAITSPSYAKSQSSRHKSGKYLYNTVDLSINNHIEVGDALMKHESLNIPFGSGSTVIGMAIANGIMVEAIKVMIENDFNPPIFKSGNVDDAEEHNRELINKYKERIPMLES is encoded by the coding sequence ATGTTAGAACAATACTTTCAAAATCTTAAGCAATTGTTGGCAACTATTGAACAAGAGGAAGAAGAGAATATAAAAATGGCAGCACAAAAAGTGGCCCATTGTATTCAAGAAAATGGGATCATTCACGTATTTGGCTGTGGACATTCTCACATGCTCGGCGAGGAATTATTTTACCGGGCTGGCGGACTAGTGCCAATCAACCCTATCCTTATTGAAGATTTAATGCTTCATAAAGGGGCTGTTCGTTCTTCACAATTAGAGAAGAAAAATGACTTTGCCATGCCTTTTATGAGTAAGGTCACTATTAAACCAGAAGATATTGTGTTGGTTGCATCCACATCAGGCAGAAATCCAGTTCCAATTGATGTAGCCAGAATAGCCAAGGACCAGGGTGCGTTTGTCATCGCAATCACTTCACCAAGCTACGCTAAAAGCCAATCTTCTAGGCATAAGAGTGGGAAGTACTTGTACAATACAGTTGACCTCTCCATCAATAATCATATAGAAGTCGGGGATGCCCTTATGAAACATGAATCTCTCAACATTCCCTTTGGCTCTGGTTCCACTGTGATCGGGATGGCAATTGCAAATGGAATCATGGTAGAAGCAATCAAAGTGATGATAGAAAATGATTTCAATCCGCCTATATTTAAAAGTGGCAATGTTGATGATGCTGAAGAACATAATAGGGAATTAATCAATAAGTACAAAGAAAGGATTCCGATGCTGGAATCCTAA
- a CDS encoding AarF/UbiB family protein, with protein sequence MKSNRKLYRMWKVLSFALSVFIQVYWYRFRKRSDIEKEELWGRIGIQFRQTLFELEGLLIKVGQFLSIRADVLPNGFIKQIEDLVDQVPPSPWEDIKKVLEREWDGRIEDKLVSIEPKVVASASIGEVYRGILQDGTKVAVKVQRPTIQSIVGTDFRSLSIVIWFVHHFAPVPKGFINFKLLYKELKQVIERELDFKKEMETANHFRQRFQSTEGLKIPKMYEELCTSHVLVMEWVDAVRITDTDFLDQHHIDRGELAQALFRVFIPQWLEAGIFHADPHAGNVLVKLDGTLVLLDFGMVGEISKKDATNFQGLLETILLKNYSQAAEILVELGFLLPNANSKDIESLLKEALSFNIADLKEMDIFAVKKEMNDIVKSLPIQVPTRFIFLGRSFVTIEGILRTVCPTKESLKIMEPAFKDWLNQSNTNKWKLILKWIHSQPVFQIFHSISDLVKTPKQYLELKETQQQREFAFSIYENQKKQVFMLGVLGLLGVFLGVFIKSKLVWEGSTGLICVSLAGYVVCNLRQQKWLKSIRKKRRQGPY encoded by the coding sequence ATGAAGTCCAACCGAAAATTATATCGAATGTGGAAGGTATTATCGTTTGCACTTTCCGTTTTTATTCAAGTATATTGGTATCGATTCCGTAAGAGGTCTGATATCGAAAAGGAAGAATTATGGGGAAGAATCGGAATACAGTTTCGCCAGACCCTTTTTGAATTAGAAGGGCTGTTAATTAAGGTTGGACAATTTTTAAGTATCCGTGCGGATGTGCTTCCGAATGGTTTTATCAAGCAAATTGAGGATCTCGTTGATCAAGTCCCCCCATCTCCTTGGGAAGATATAAAAAAAGTCCTGGAAAGAGAGTGGGATGGCCGAATAGAGGACAAGCTCGTATCGATTGAACCAAAAGTAGTTGCTTCCGCATCGATTGGAGAAGTGTATCGTGGCATATTACAGGATGGAACGAAAGTTGCTGTTAAGGTTCAACGCCCCACGATTCAATCTATTGTGGGCACTGATTTTCGGTCATTGTCAATTGTTATCTGGTTTGTGCACCACTTTGCACCAGTTCCAAAAGGGTTTATCAATTTTAAACTGCTCTATAAAGAGCTAAAACAGGTTATCGAAAGAGAGCTAGATTTTAAAAAAGAAATGGAAACGGCTAATCATTTTCGTCAGCGTTTTCAATCTACTGAAGGACTTAAGATTCCAAAAATGTATGAGGAACTTTGTACTTCGCATGTGTTAGTGATGGAGTGGGTTGATGCAGTAAGAATTACGGATACTGACTTTCTCGATCAACATCATATCGACCGCGGGGAATTAGCTCAAGCCCTATTTCGTGTTTTTATCCCGCAATGGTTGGAAGCAGGAATATTTCATGCGGACCCACATGCTGGAAATGTACTCGTGAAATTGGATGGAACTTTGGTTCTTCTTGATTTTGGTATGGTTGGCGAAATTTCTAAAAAAGATGCGACAAACTTTCAAGGTTTGTTAGAAACAATCTTGCTGAAAAATTATTCACAGGCAGCAGAAATTTTAGTCGAATTAGGCTTCTTACTTCCAAATGCAAATTCCAAAGATATTGAAAGTCTGTTGAAAGAAGCTTTATCCTTTAATATCGCAGATTTGAAAGAAATGGATATTTTCGCAGTAAAAAAAGAGATGAATGATATCGTAAAATCTCTGCCAATCCAAGTACCAACCAGATTTATTTTTTTAGGCCGTTCATTCGTTACGATTGAGGGGATATTGCGTACGGTTTGCCCAACCAAAGAAAGTTTGAAAATTATGGAACCAGCTTTTAAGGATTGGCTTAATCAAAGTAATACAAACAAATGGAAATTGATCTTAAAATGGATTCATTCTCAACCCGTCTTTCAAATTTTTCATTCAATCTCTGATTTAGTTAAAACGCCGAAACAATACCTCGAATTAAAAGAAACACAGCAACAAAGGGAATTCGCATTTTCAATTTATGAAAATCAGAAGAAGCAGGTTTTTATGCTCGGAGTTTTAGGATTGCTAGGAGTATTTTTGGGAGTCTTTATAAAATCCAAACTAGTATGGGAAGGCTCGACGGGATTGATTTGTGTATCTTTAGCAGGATATGTTGTTTGTAATCTGAGGCAACAAAAATGGCTAAAGAGTATAAGGAAGAAAAGGAGACAGGGTCCATATTGA
- a CDS encoding 3-hydroxyacyl-CoA dehydrogenase family protein produces the protein MIENITVIGSGVMGSSIAQIFAVNGYSVMLHDVNNESLLKAKNRISDNLSLLVEEAEVDEDEKHLALSKISYTVHLEESIREADFILEAVPEVIELKWDLYQKLEQMMKPHTIVASNTSTFPISRLMEKTSFAERMIITHFFNPAHLVSLVEIVKHDQTKPEIVEDTLDLIRNIGKSPILLKKEISGFIANRLQTALMREAFYLLNEGVASARDIDTAITAGPGSRWAFTGPIEIADFGGLDTWQSVFDNVAADLDESKGAPAIIRELVKQGKLGTKSGEGIYTYEDSTAFQKINTRDRQLIQLGNIKSLKKEV, from the coding sequence ATGATCGAAAATATTACAGTCATTGGTTCCGGTGTGATGGGAAGCAGCATTGCCCAAATTTTTGCAGTAAATGGTTATTCTGTCATGTTACATGATGTAAATAACGAGTCTTTATTAAAAGCCAAAAATAGAATTTCAGATAACCTATCTCTACTTGTTGAGGAAGCAGAAGTAGATGAGGATGAAAAACATCTAGCTTTATCCAAAATCTCGTATACTGTTCATTTGGAGGAATCAATCCGAGAGGCGGATTTCATACTTGAGGCTGTTCCAGAAGTAATCGAGCTAAAATGGGACCTTTATCAAAAATTGGAACAAATGATGAAACCGCACACGATTGTTGCTTCTAATACGTCGACGTTTCCGATTTCCCGGTTGATGGAGAAAACCTCGTTCGCAGAAAGAATGATCATAACGCATTTCTTCAATCCAGCTCATTTAGTTTCACTAGTTGAAATTGTGAAACATGATCAAACAAAACCCGAAATAGTTGAAGATACACTAGATCTAATTCGGAACATTGGTAAATCACCCATTCTTCTAAAAAAAGAAATTTCCGGATTTATCGCAAATCGTTTACAAACAGCGTTAATGCGTGAAGCTTTTTATTTATTAAACGAAGGTGTGGCTAGTGCAAGAGATATCGATACAGCTATAACTGCTGGACCAGGATCTCGGTGGGCTTTTACTGGTCCAATTGAGATTGCTGACTTTGGTGGGCTTGATACATGGCAAAGTGTATTTGATAATGTGGCAGCTGATTTAGACGAAAGTAAGGGGGCTCCAGCAATTATTCGGGAGTTGGTCAAACAGGGAAAACTGGGAACAAAATCAGGTGAGGGCATTTATACATACGAGGATTCAACCGCTTTTCAAAAGATTAATACTCGCGATCGTCAGCTCATTCAACTTGGAAATATTAAATCCTTGAAAAAGGAAGTATAA
- a CDS encoding sigma 54-interacting transcriptional regulator, with protein MYLGFDKIPYNWHEQIINLLSERIVIVDCEGIILYINEAYCEFLGTTVEKAIHRPVQDVIENTRMHIVSKTGQKEVATIHPINGSDMIANRYPLYENGELVGALGTVTFRSPEEWQMYKSKIQHLVEELKYYKTKVEKDLKSKYSFNDLIGDSATFLAVKKLAERISGSQSSVLLMGESGTGKEIFAHAIHNNSMRSSLPFVAINCSSIPEHLLESELFGYEDGAFTGAKKGGKKGQFEIANNGTLFLDEIGDMPLSMQSKLLRVLQEKEVQLVGGQKSIPVDVRIIAATHRDLEKMVEEGNFRQDLYYRLNVIKIEIPPLRKRKEDIPLISVRILKKLEKKFFRKGIELSFEVIEKLIQHSWPGNIRELENVLERSINVLDGQTIQMADLPLYLRDQMTKSNELTQPNTSNQIAESTPIPVQPLKETLALVEKQAIQNALNATKGDKLEAAKLLGIGKTSFYEKCKLYDIK; from the coding sequence ATGTACCTAGGATTTGATAAGATTCCCTATAATTGGCATGAACAAATTATTAATCTATTATCTGAGCGAATTGTAATAGTCGACTGTGAGGGTATTATTCTTTATATTAATGAAGCTTATTGTGAGTTTTTGGGAACGACTGTTGAGAAGGCAATTCACCGGCCCGTTCAAGACGTTATTGAAAACACACGCATGCACATCGTCTCCAAAACGGGACAAAAAGAGGTAGCAACTATACACCCTATAAATGGAAGTGACATGATCGCAAACCGTTACCCTCTTTATGAGAATGGAGAACTAGTAGGAGCCTTGGGAACAGTGACGTTCCGCAGCCCTGAGGAATGGCAGATGTATAAAAGTAAAATTCAGCATCTTGTTGAAGAGCTGAAATATTATAAAACAAAAGTTGAAAAGGATTTGAAAAGTAAGTATTCTTTCAATGACTTAATTGGGGATAGTGCTACATTCCTTGCTGTAAAAAAGCTTGCAGAAAGAATCTCTGGAAGTCAATCATCTGTATTATTAATGGGTGAGTCTGGTACTGGAAAGGAAATTTTTGCTCATGCAATCCATAACAACAGCATGCGTTCATCCCTACCATTTGTTGCGATAAACTGCTCATCTATACCGGAGCATTTATTAGAATCAGAACTATTTGGATACGAGGATGGAGCATTTACAGGAGCAAAAAAGGGAGGAAAGAAGGGGCAGTTTGAAATCGCTAATAACGGGACTCTTTTCCTTGATGAAATAGGGGACATGCCGCTCTCTATGCAAAGTAAACTTTTGAGAGTCTTGCAGGAAAAAGAGGTACAGCTAGTAGGTGGACAAAAGTCTATTCCTGTTGATGTCCGGATCATTGCAGCAACACATCGTGATTTAGAAAAAATGGTGGAGGAAGGAAATTTTCGTCAGGACTTATACTATCGTTTAAATGTCATTAAAATAGAAATTCCCCCTTTGAGAAAACGAAAAGAGGATATTCCGCTTATTTCTGTAAGAATATTGAAAAAACTAGAAAAAAAGTTCTTTCGAAAAGGAATAGAACTATCCTTTGAAGTGATAGAAAAGCTTATACAGCATTCGTGGCCAGGAAACATTCGAGAACTTGAGAATGTACTTGAACGGTCTATAAATGTACTAGATGGTCAAACGATCCAAATGGCAGACTTGCCCTTATATTTACGTGATCAAATGACTAAGAGCAACGAATTAACCCAACCAAATACAAGTAACCAAATTGCAGAATCTACTCCCATTCCGGTTCAACCATTAAAGGAAACTCTTGCCCTAGTTGAAAAGCAAGCGATTCAAAATGCTTTGAATGCTACCAAAGGCGATAAGCTAGAAGCGGCTAAACTATTAGGAATAGGGAAAACGAGTTTTTACGAGAAATGCAAATTATATGATATTAAATAG
- a CDS encoding 3-hydroxybutyrate dehydrogenase: protein MNKTLDGKTAFITGSASGIGLEIAKAFAQEGARVVISDLNVEKSEQVAAELNEQGFVALSAPCDVTNEEDFKNSIELAYKTFGSLDILVNNAGMQYVSPIEEFPTEKFELLVKIMLTAPFIGIKNVFPIMKKQGFGRIINMASINGVIGFAGKAAYNSAKHGVIGLTKVAALEGATNGITVNALCPGYVDTPLVRNQLKDLATTRNVSLESVIEEVLLPLVPQKRLLSVTEIADYAVFLASNKGRGITGQAVILDGGYTAQ, encoded by the coding sequence ATGAACAAGACTTTAGATGGAAAAACAGCATTTATTACTGGATCAGCAAGTGGAATTGGCTTGGAAATTGCAAAAGCTTTTGCACAAGAAGGCGCAAGAGTTGTTATCTCAGACTTGAATGTAGAAAAAAGTGAGCAAGTGGCAGCGGAATTAAATGAGCAAGGATTTGTAGCACTTTCTGCACCTTGTGATGTTACCAATGAGGAAGACTTTAAGAATAGTATTGAATTAGCTTATAAAACGTTCGGAAGCCTTGATATTTTAGTAAATAATGCAGGGATGCAGTATGTTTCTCCAATTGAGGAATTTCCGACTGAAAAATTCGAATTACTTGTGAAAATCATGTTAACTGCACCGTTTATTGGGATTAAAAATGTGTTCCCAATCATGAAGAAACAGGGATTCGGAAGAATTATCAATATGGCTTCCATTAACGGTGTCATTGGTTTTGCTGGAAAAGCTGCCTACAACAGTGCAAAGCACGGTGTCATAGGTTTGACAAAGGTTGCAGCATTGGAAGGTGCAACAAATGGAATCACAGTAAATGCGTTATGCCCAGGGTATGTCGATACGCCACTTGTAAGAAACCAGCTTAAAGATTTAGCTACAACAAGGAATGTTAGCTTAGAAAGTGTTATTGAAGAGGTTCTCTTACCACTTGTTCCACAAAAAAGACTTTTATCAGTAACTGAAATAGCTGACTATGCAGTCTTTTTGGCCAGTAATAAGGGGAGAGGAATTACAGGACAAGCAGTTATTCTAGATGGCGGCTACACAGCTCAATAA
- a CDS encoding GntP family permease, with translation MELFVILLSLGLLMFVAYRGFSVILFAPICALLAVILIAPSHALPFFSGVFMEKMVGFIKSYFPVFLLGAIFGKVVEMSGIAESIAKTIVKVLGAKRAMLTIVVLGAILTYSGVSLFVAVFAIYPFAAQMFRQADIPKRLIPGTIALGAFTFTMDALPGTPQIQNVIPIAFFKTDIYAAPTLGIIGAIFVLVVGLLYLEMRRRSAEKAGEGYYGFGSENAAALEEFKLADNEVGVPDLTSQQSVARRILAFIPLILVGVANKVFITYIPKWYPNGFDFTAIGLKTYSVDVAASAAVWAIELALVVGIITSIAFDWKRVSLNFKEGLNLSIAGALLATMNTGSEYGFGGIISSLPGFSKISDGISSTFSNPLVNGAVTTSSLAGMTGSASGGMGIALGAMSEKYNQAIAAAHIPPEVMHRVVAMASGGMDTLPHNGAVITLLAVTGLTHKQSYKDIFAVTMIKTLAVFVVIGIYTLFGIV, from the coding sequence ATGGAACTATTTGTTATTTTACTGTCGCTTGGGCTGTTAATGTTTGTTGCCTACCGAGGATTTTCCGTAATCTTATTTGCCCCAATATGTGCACTCTTGGCTGTTATACTTATTGCCCCAAGTCATGCTTTACCATTCTTTTCCGGGGTGTTTATGGAGAAGATGGTTGGATTTATTAAATCTTATTTTCCAGTCTTCTTATTAGGTGCTATTTTTGGAAAAGTTGTTGAAATGTCAGGGATCGCAGAATCCATTGCCAAGACAATTGTTAAAGTACTTGGTGCGAAACGTGCAATGTTAACAATTGTTGTTTTGGGTGCAATCTTAACATATAGCGGTGTAAGTTTATTCGTAGCCGTGTTCGCTATTTATCCATTTGCAGCTCAAATGTTTAGACAAGCTGATATCCCTAAAAGGCTTATCCCAGGTACCATCGCCCTTGGTGCATTCACGTTTACGATGGATGCATTACCAGGAACACCACAAATTCAAAACGTTATTCCTATTGCTTTCTTTAAAACAGATATTTATGCTGCACCAACACTTGGAATCATCGGTGCTATTTTTGTCTTAGTTGTTGGATTATTATACCTAGAAATGCGAAGAAGAAGTGCAGAAAAAGCTGGTGAAGGCTATTATGGATTCGGATCAGAAAACGCTGCTGCTTTGGAAGAATTCAAACTCGCGGATAATGAAGTAGGTGTCCCTGATTTAACATCACAGCAATCGGTTGCAAGAAGGATTCTTGCTTTTATACCGCTTATTCTCGTCGGTGTAGCAAATAAAGTTTTCATTACGTATATACCTAAATGGTATCCAAATGGCTTTGATTTTACAGCAATTGGCTTGAAAACGTATTCAGTAGATGTAGCTGCTAGTGCAGCTGTTTGGGCTATTGAATTAGCATTAGTAGTCGGAATCATCACTTCAATTGCTTTCGATTGGAAACGAGTGTCTTTAAACTTTAAAGAAGGATTAAATCTAAGTATAGCTGGAGCACTACTTGCAACCATGAATACAGGATCCGAATATGGATTTGGTGGTATTATTTCTTCTCTACCGGGATTTTCAAAAATCAGTGATGGAATTTCTAGTACTTTTTCGAATCCGCTTGTTAACGGTGCTGTTACTACTAGTTCACTTGCAGGGATGACAGGATCTGCTTCCGGTGGAATGGGGATTGCATTAGGTGCAATGTCTGAAAAATATAATCAAGCGATCGCGGCTGCTCATATCCCGCCAGAAGTTATGCACCGTGTTGTTGCCATGGCATCTGGAGGAATGGATACTCTTCCACATAACGGAGCAGTTATTACCTTGCTTGCAGTCACTGGATTAACACATAAGCAATCATATAAAGACATATTTGCAGTCACAATGATTAAAACATTAGCTGTTTTTGTTGTTATTGGTATTTATACTTTATTTGGTATTGTATAA